The DNA region ATCTACTGCGAAAATTTTACCATCTTGTGCTTTTACTGCCAAAGCGTACTCAAGAGCTAGTCTTTTTTGTTTTTTATTGACTTTTTGAAAATAGTTTTTCTCGTTTGTTGGACCAAATGCAACTGCACCGCCTACCCAAACGTTAGTTCTAGTTGAACCTGCTCTTGCACCACCACGTCCTTTTTGTCTCCATGGTTTTTTACCACCACCGCTTACAAAAGCACGGCTTTTAGTGTGAGCCGTATTTGCTCTTATACCAGCAAGGTAAGATTTTACATAAAGATATAGGTTGTGCGGATTTACTTCAGCGTAGCTTGCAGGAAGCTCTAACTCGCCTGAATTTTCAAATTTATCGTTTAATACGTGAATTTTACTCATTTTACAATCCTTATTTTACCCATTGCACCATTGTGACCAGGAACGCAACCTTTTACAACTACGATGCCATTTTGAGCGTCAAAGCTTATTAGCTCGTTTTTAACAGTAACTTTCTCATTGCCCATGTGTCCTGCCATTTTCATACCTGGTTGAACACGACCTGGCCATTCGCAGTTACCAATTGAACCGTGGCGTCTGTGGAAACGTGAGCCGTGGCTTTTTGGACCACCGCCAAAACCATGTCTTTTTACCACACCTTGGTAGCCTCTACCTTTTGAGTTAAAGCTAACTTTTAAAATTTTAGCCTCGTTTAATGGTGTAAAGTCTAGGTTTCCAACTTCGCTATTAGCTACTTCAAGCGTAGCAAATTTGTTAAATTCTGCAGTCAGATTGTATTTCTTTTGCTGACCAGCGATAGCTTTGTTGTTTGCTTTAGTGTGGGCATACGCTACGATAGCACGTTTGTTTTCGTCGATCTCACATACTTTAGCCTCAACTAGCTTAAGTAGTGTAACTGGCGTACTCTTCGTGGCAATCGTTCTACTCATGCCTATTTTTTCTACAATATATTCCATACTCTTATCCTTTTGTCCGCTTATTTCATCGCACGAACTTCGACATTAACTTCTGGAGCTAGGTCGAGTTTTGTTAGGCTATCTACAGTTTCTGGAGTAGCAGCTACGATGTCAAGCATACGAGCGTGTATTCTCATCTCAAACTGCTCACGTGAGTCTTTGTTGATGTGTGGAGATTTTAAGACTGTATAGCGTTTGATCTTTGTAGGCATTGGTACCGGGCCACGAACGTCGGCACCTGTTCGTTTGACAGCTTCTACGATTGCTGCAACAGTGCGGTCTAGAACTCTATGGTCGTAAGCTTTTAGCTTTAACCTGATTCTTTCCATGTGTTTTCCTTTAAAAAGAACTTGTCGCAAACTCGCGACCTCTTTACATCAAAATAACTCGCATAGGATCAAGCGATCGTACGAGCAAAGACGCTTGTCTTTTCGTAAAGAGAACGCGATTTTACAAAAAAGCTATTATAGTTGTCAAGAAAAACGTTATTTTTTGATGAATTTTGATTAATTATTTCCTTTTAATAAGGAAAATATAAAATTTAAAAAGATAAGATTCCAAGAAATTAAAATTTTAAAGAGAAAAGATGCCGATCTTTAATACAAAATTCTTACTAACCCAAGATCAAGACGAGGAGAAGCTTAAAAAGCGTTATGCAAATTTGCAAATGTATCAGGTAAAAGCTAGTGACATTAAGAGCTTCAAAGAAGAAAAATTTCAGACGCAGTTTCTAAAAGATATCTTTGAAGACTGCCTTGGCTACACTTTGGACACTACTAACCCTACAACTTTTAACCTTGAGCGCGAGAAAAAGAACGAAACTGACGGCAAAAAGACAGACGGGGCGATACTTATAAATGGCGAAGTTAGATGCGTGATCGAGCTAAAAGATCAAACCACGCAATATCTTGATAAAACTCCGTCCAACCGCGAGCTTAGCCCGGTAGATCAAGCTTTTCGCTATTTTGTCTCACACGACAATGCCAAATATGTCGTTGTTTCAAATTTTAATGAACTGCGCTTTTACATCGGCAATAAAACAACATTTGAAAAATTTGACCTTTTTACAGCAAACTTTGACGAGTTTAAAAGACTTCATTTGCTGCTTAGCTTTGAGAGTATTAGCACGGATCTGCCACTAAAGCTAAAAGAGAAATTTGCCACTCACGAGCGCGAAATTTCAAACAAATTTTATAAAGACTTTAGCGCATTTAGACTTGCTCTTTTTAAAAATATTTGCAAAAACAATGCC from Campylobacter concisus includes:
- the rplD gene encoding 50S ribosomal protein L4; this translates as MSKIHVLNDKFENSGELELPASYAEVNPHNLYLYVKSYLAGIRANTAHTKSRAFVSGGGKKPWRQKGRGGARAGSTRTNVWVGGAVAFGPTNEKNYFQKVNKKQKRLALEYALAVKAQDGKIFAVDSISIESGKTKDAANIIKNLKVKDALIVKDLLDDKTLLAFRNLANCYVVDANEINAYLVSTFSSVIIEKAALKTITKEG
- the rplC gene encoding 50S ribosomal protein L3 gives rise to the protein MEYIVEKIGMSRTIATKSTPVTLLKLVEAKVCEIDENKRAIVAYAHTKANNKAIAGQQKKYNLTAEFNKFATLEVANSEVGNLDFTPLNEAKILKVSFNSKGRGYQGVVKRHGFGGGPKSHGSRFHRRHGSIGNCEWPGRVQPGMKMAGHMGNEKVTVKNELISFDAQNGIVVVKGCVPGHNGAMGKIRIVK
- the rpsJ gene encoding 30S ribosomal protein S10; amino-acid sequence: MERIRLKLKAYDHRVLDRTVAAIVEAVKRTGADVRGPVPMPTKIKRYTVLKSPHINKDSREQFEMRIHARMLDIVAATPETVDSLTKLDLAPEVNVEVRAMK